A stretch of Rhododendron vialii isolate Sample 1 chromosome 4a, ASM3025357v1 DNA encodes these proteins:
- the LOC131322168 gene encoding uncharacterized protein LOC131322168 isoform X1, with the protein MKQRLQWQLNFVSFKSPEDISGSLRKLDQLIEKGTGPQSFQLAHGQYFKPVLQNKQKQYMPIVCFCFFNPEASWTRLNNLLVSARMFSDSVIFSCQAGLQNAVQAIQSIFSVILQESRKYQGIEP; encoded by the exons ATGAAACAGCGCTTGCAGTGGCAACTCAATTTTGTATCATTCAAGAGTCCAGAAGATATTTCTGGTAGCCTAAGGAAACTTGATCAGTTGATAGAGAAAGGCACTGGGCCGCAGAGTTTCCAGCTTGCTCATGGACAGTACTTTAAACCTGTTCTCCAAAACAAACAGAAGCAATATATGCCAATCGTGTGCTTCTGCTTCTTCAACCCTGAAGCATCATGGACCAG GCTCAATAACCTATTGGTGTCTGCCAGAATGTTTTCCGATAGCGTGATATTTTCGTGCCAAGCAGGATTGCAGAATGCAGTTCAGGCAATCCAATCCATCTTCTCAGTCATCTTGCAAGAATCAAGGAAGTATCAGGGAATAGAACCATAG
- the LOC131322168 gene encoding uncharacterized protein LOC131322168 isoform X2 — MKQRLQWQLNFVSFKSPEDISGSLRKLDQLIEKGTGPQSFQLAHGQYFKPVLQNKQKQYMPIVCFCFFNPEASWTRMFSDSVIFSCQAGLQNAVQAIQSIFSVILQESRKYQGIEP, encoded by the exons ATGAAACAGCGCTTGCAGTGGCAACTCAATTTTGTATCATTCAAGAGTCCAGAAGATATTTCTGGTAGCCTAAGGAAACTTGATCAGTTGATAGAGAAAGGCACTGGGCCGCAGAGTTTCCAGCTTGCTCATGGACAGTACTTTAAACCTGTTCTCCAAAACAAACAGAAGCAATATATGCCAATCGTGTGCTTCTGCTTCTTCAACCCTGAAGCATCATGGACCAG AATGTTTTCCGATAGCGTGATATTTTCGTGCCAAGCAGGATTGCAGAATGCAGTTCAGGCAATCCAATCCATCTTCTCAGTCATCTTGCAAGAATCAAGGAAGTATCAGGGAATAGAACCATAG